Proteins co-encoded in one Salvia splendens isolate huo1 chromosome 4, SspV2, whole genome shotgun sequence genomic window:
- the LOC121800202 gene encoding probable isoaspartyl peptidase/L-asparaginase 3 translates to MSNNSHKFDVALFFLVSLIISTIGDEVRPVKFPLVVSTWPFKEAVRAAWRTAESGLSAIDAVVEGCSACELLRCDGTVGPGGSPDENGETTIDAMVMNGVTMEVGAVAAMRYVSDGIKAARLVMQHTEHTLLVGEQASRFAISMGLPGPTNLSSEESIEKWVNWKKNSCQPNFRKNVLPVNDCGPYHLNSSTKLGEKLFSNNERVGLDESRSYHFGLHNHDTIAMAVIDKKGLIAVGTSTNGATFKIPGRVGDGPIAGSSAYADTEVGACGASGDGDIMMRFLPCYQVVESMRLGMEPKLAAEDAIARIARKYPDFVGGVFAVDNNGIHAGACHGWTFQYSVRSPDMADVVVYTVNPVKSTV, encoded by the exons ATGTCTAACAATTCCCACAAATTTGATGTCGCTCTTTTCTTCCTCGTTTCTCTGATCATCTCG ACAATTGGAGATGAAGTCAGACCTGTGAAATTCCCTCTGGTTGTGAGCACATGGCCCTTCAAGGAAGCTGTTAGAGCGGCATGGAGGACTGCAGAGAGTGGGCTTTCGGCGATTGATGCAGTCGTAGAAGGCTGCTCTGCATGTGAGCTACTGAGATGCGATGGTACAG TTGGTCCAGGTGGAAGCCCAGATGAGAATGGAGAAACTACAATTGATGCGATGGTCATGAATGGG GTGACAATGGAGGTTGGAGCAGTTGCTGCAATGCGGTATGTCAGTGATGGCATCAAAGCTGCTAGATTAGTAATGCAGCATACAGAACACACTTTGCTTGTCGGAGAGCAAGCATCAAGATTTGCAATTTCTATGGGTCTTCCTGGCCCCACTAACCTAAGCTCTGAAGAATCTATAGAGAAGTGGGTAAATTGGAAAAAGAATAGTTGCCAACCTAATTTTCGGAAAAATGTCCTGCCAGTTAATGACTGTGGTCCATATCATCTGAATAGTAGCACGAAACTTGGTGAGAAATTATTCTCGAACAATGAGAGGGTTGGTCTTGATGAATCTAGGTCATACCATTTTGGTCTCCATAACCATGATACAATAGCAATGGCTGTTATTGACAAA AAAGGACTTATAGCTGTTGGTACCTCAACGAATGGCGCCACCTTTAAGATCCCTGGCAG AGTTGGTGATGGACCTATTGCCGGTTCTTCTGCATATGCTGACACCGAAGTAGGAGCTTGTGGGGCAAGTGGCGATGGTGACATCATGATGCGCTTTCTCCCTTG CTATCAAGTCGTGGAGAGTATGAGGTTAGGCATGGAACCTAAGCTTGCTGCTGAAGATGCCATTGCAAGAATTGCAAGGAAATACCCTGATTTTGTTGGAGGCGTTTTTGCAGTCGATAACAATGGCATCCATGCAGGTGCATGCCATGGTTGGACATTTCAGTACTCAGTGAGGAGCCCTGACATGGCTGATGTGGTGGTTTATACCGTAAACCCAGTAAAATCAACAGTTTGA